The following are encoded in a window of Deltaproteobacteria bacterium genomic DNA:
- the lpxK gene encoding tetraacyldisaccharide 4'-kinase yields MSHLKISEQITRIFNDWMEGEGRWFLYLPSLLYGIGLRLRFLLYCIGVFKTHRLDCKVISIGNITTGGSGKTPMAIYLAERLLERGKKVIILSRGYKGKIKDVGVVSDGENILLGPEDAGDEPYLMAVKLKTVPVIVGRDRYRAGMYAVERFKPDIIILDDGFQHIRLARDMDIALIDSRRGFGNHRLFPMGILREPLSGLNRASFFMVKGNELQIANCKLQIANLKKQNKPIISFNYKPQAVINLLDNSRHNVDTLKGKKVVALSGIAEPRSFSETLKELGAIIIKEIIYPDHHFYTLDDLKKIKDAAAEAEIIVTTEKDGVKLKRLSIKDLPLYTIAVDVNIKNTKDFNEILVNV; encoded by the coding sequence ATGAGCCACTTAAAGATTTCTGAGCAGATAACCCGCATTTTTAACGACTGGATGGAAGGAGAGGGGAGGTGGTTTTTATACCTTCCTTCTCTTCTATATGGCATTGGGCTGCGGCTTAGATTTTTGTTATATTGTATTGGCGTATTTAAGACACACAGGCTCGATTGCAAGGTCATTTCCATTGGCAATATCACTACAGGCGGAAGTGGCAAGACGCCGATGGCCATATATCTTGCGGAGCGATTACTGGAAAGAGGCAAAAAAGTAATTATACTCAGCAGGGGATATAAGGGGAAGATAAAGGATGTCGGCGTTGTTTCTGACGGAGAAAATATATTATTAGGCCCTGAAGATGCGGGGGACGAACCGTATCTAATGGCTGTAAAATTAAAAACCGTTCCTGTGATAGTCGGCAGAGACCGCTACAGGGCAGGTATGTATGCCGTTGAAAGATTCAAGCCGGATATTATCATACTTGATGACGGCTTTCAGCATATAAGGCTTGCAAGGGATATGGATATTGCGCTTATAGACTCACGTAGAGGGTTTGGAAACCATAGGCTTTTTCCAATGGGTATTCTGAGAGAGCCTTTGAGCGGTCTTAACCGGGCGTCATTTTTTATGGTTAAGGGCAATGAATTGCAAATTGCAAATTGCAAATTGCAAATTGCAAATTTAAAAAAACAAAACAAGCCTATTATTTCATTTAATTATAAACCGCAGGCCGTTATAAATCTTCTTGATAACAGCAGGCATAATGTGGATACTTTAAAAGGGAAGAAGGTTGTCGCCCTTTCAGGCATAGCAGAGCCAAGATCATTTAGCGAGACACTAAAAGAATTAGGGGCAATTATAATCAAAGAGATTATCTACCCCGACCATCATTTTTATACATTAGATGATTTGAAAAAGATTAAGGATGCAGCGGCTGAGGCTGAGATTATAGTTACAACTGAGAAGGATGGCGTAAAATTAAAGAGGCTTTCAATAAAAGACCTGCCTCTTTATACTATTGCAGTAGATGTTAATATTAAAAACACTAAAGATTTCAATGAGATATTGGTGAATGTTTAA
- a CDS encoding type II toxin-antitoxin system RelE/ParE family toxin: protein MDVFYKPAFRNFVKKQTRPFQLVIEDEIDRIKNNPSTGEIKKGDLAGFRVHKFKFHHQQYLLAYEIQGNDIVVYAIGTHENFYRDFKHYIRG from the coding sequence ATGGATGTTTTTTACAAGCCTGCATTCAGAAATTTTGTCAAAAAACAGACAAGGCCTTTTCAACTTGTTATTGAAGATGAAATTGACAGAATTAAAAACAATCCATCTACTGGAGAAATTAAAAAGGGAGACCTTGCAGGATTTAGAGTTCATAAGTTTAAATTCCACCATCAACAATATCTTCTTGCATACGAAATACAGGGTAATGACATAGTGGTCTATGCGATAGGGACTCATGAAAACTTTTACAGAGACTTCAAACACTATATAAGGGGGTAA
- a CDS encoding helix-turn-helix domain-containing protein, which yields MITTITAEKVYKEILEMPVKEREKLFTVIGRRGFEKEVYTHDEVFDDIRRYPFTIKEAAEYLEVAEITVRRWVKQGILKFKRIGKNIVFETDELKSFKKKV from the coding sequence ATGATAACAACAATAACAGCGGAAAAGGTTTATAAGGAAATATTAGAAATGCCGGTAAAGGAAAGAGAGAAACTTTTCACCGTTATAGGAAGGCGGGGTTTTGAAAAAGAGGTTTATACGCATGATGAGGTGTTTGACGATATAAGGCGGTACCCCTTTACTATAAAAGAGGCAGCGGAATATCTTGAGGTAGCAGAAATAACTGTCAGGAGATGGGTAAAGCAAGGGATTTTAAAATTTAAAAGAATCGGCAAAAATATAGTGTTTGAAACAGATGAACTTAAATCTTTTAAAAAGAAAGTCTGA
- the recG gene encoding ATP-dependent DNA helicase RecG, producing MELSQIISTLLKPFTFASKDNFTHISAVKDVEGLVGKLCKQALSLPISDDDIKKMSELEAAFKGFDRMAVGEKKEKIRMGLEIIKVISNQRPDVDVFAENLKLNAEHYSLDDIKTRLSKLSTPLKNIKGIGPKLAQVFANKGLNTVEDVLYWLPIRYEDRRKMKKISQLILKAKEVVSGEIAAMGEVFYGRRRVFEIAISDGSGFLKLKWFHYRLPLMKKRYKIGQRLVVYGDVGIFSGQKEIIHPDIEIFENDDTLDSINFNAIAPVYSQVGNMHQKTIRKIIRGIVDEFSPMVIGSVPPDVLKRYGLMELPNAVAELHKPTETPNSEISKGVMPYAPTSNLSNWLPRKGIVFDELFSLEMGLALKQKKLAKEEGISFNTDSALVENFINMLPFKLTAAQERVVSEIKKDMSEPHPANRLIQGDVGCGKTVVAFMASIIAIDNGYQAAIMAPTEILAEQHYLNIHKYAEGLSIKTALLTSSLTKSERKAILDDIKTGNINLAIGTHALIQEDVEFTRLGLVIVDEQHRFGVIQRAMLKKKGANPDILVMTATPIPRTLSMTVFGDLDVSVIDELPPGRRPVKTKVFREREREGVYKIIRGELEKGRQVYIVYPLIEESEELDLKDATRMSEHLRKDIFTEYKIGLLHGKMKSDEKEAVMKAFKAREMDILVSTTVIEVGIDVSNATCMVVEHAERFGLSQLHQLRGRVGRGEHDSYCILLAGKIGSVDTYKRLKVMEETNDGFKIAEEDLKIRGPGDFLGTRQSGLPDFRVANLLTDASLLQKARDEAFNLIKTDPEFEQEGHRVLKEIINARWKGRMELAQVG from the coding sequence ATGGAGCTTTCTCAAATAATCTCAACCCTCCTTAAACCCTTCACATTTGCATCCAAAGACAATTTTACGCATATCTCAGCAGTAAAAGATGTTGAAGGTCTTGTGGGAAAGCTCTGCAAACAAGCCTTATCCCTTCCAATTTCAGATGACGACATTAAAAAAATGAGCGAACTTGAGGCTGCATTCAAGGGCTTTGATAGAATGGCTGTGGGTGAAAAGAAGGAGAAAATCCGGATGGGATTGGAGATTATCAAAGTAATCAGCAATCAGCGGCCGGATGTAGATGTATTTGCTGAAAACCTAAAGCTGAATGCTGAACACTACTCTTTAGATGATATAAAAACGAGATTATCTAAGCTCTCCACCCCTTTGAAAAACATTAAAGGCATAGGCCCGAAATTGGCCCAGGTATTCGCAAATAAAGGGTTGAATACGGTTGAGGATGTTTTATATTGGCTACCAATCAGGTATGAGGACAGACGCAAGATGAAAAAGATATCTCAACTTATATTAAAAGCTAAAGAGGTTGTATCAGGTGAGATAGCGGCCATGGGCGAGGTATTTTACGGCAGGCGAAGGGTCTTTGAGATTGCCATAAGCGATGGGAGCGGGTTTCTTAAATTGAAATGGTTCCATTACAGGCTTCCGCTTATGAAAAAGAGATATAAAATCGGGCAGAGGCTTGTCGTTTACGGTGATGTGGGTATTTTCAGCGGCCAAAAGGAGATAATACACCCTGATATAGAAATATTTGAAAATGATGACACACTGGATTCCATTAACTTTAATGCGATAGCGCCTGTCTATTCGCAGGTAGGGAATATGCATCAAAAGACAATAAGAAAGATCATACGAGGCATAGTTGATGAGTTTTCACCCATGGTAATCGGCTCGGTTCCACCGGATGTTCTGAAGAGATACGGGCTTATGGAATTGCCAAATGCTGTGGCTGAACTTCATAAACCTACGGAAACTCCAAACTCCGAAATCAGTAAGGGCGTAATGCCTTACGCCCCTACCTCAAACTTATCAAACTGGTTGCCAAGAAAAGGCATTGTGTTTGATGAGCTCTTCTCCCTTGAAATGGGGCTTGCACTCAAACAGAAGAAGCTTGCCAAAGAAGAAGGCATTTCATTCAATACTGATTCCGCGCTGGTTGAAAATTTTATAAACATGTTGCCATTTAAATTAACCGCGGCGCAAGAGAGGGTTGTCTCGGAAATAAAAAAAGATATGTCAGAGCCGCACCCTGCGAACCGTCTTATTCAAGGCGATGTCGGCTGCGGCAAGACTGTTGTTGCGTTTATGGCAAGTATTATTGCAATTGATAACGGCTATCAAGCCGCAATTATGGCGCCCACGGAGATACTTGCAGAACAGCATTATCTTAATATCCATAAATATGCTGAAGGTCTTAGCATTAAGACTGCGCTCCTCACAAGCAGCCTCACGAAATCTGAAAGGAAGGCAATTCTGGATGATATAAAAACTGGTAATATAAACCTTGCCATTGGCACCCATGCCCTTATTCAGGAGGATGTGGAATTTACAAGGCTCGGACTTGTGATTGTGGATGAACAGCACAGGTTCGGCGTTATCCAGAGGGCGATGCTTAAGAAAAAAGGGGCAAATCCTGATATACTCGTTATGACAGCAACACCGATACCGAGGACATTATCCATGACAGTTTTCGGAGACCTTGATGTTTCGGTTATAGATGAGCTGCCTCCGGGAAGAAGGCCGGTTAAAACAAAGGTCTTCAGAGAAAGGGAGAGAGAAGGAGTTTATAAGATTATCAGGGGTGAGCTGGAGAAGGGAAGACAGGTTTATATTGTCTATCCTTTAATAGAGGAGTCAGAGGAACTTGATTTAAAGGATGCTACGAGGATGTCAGAGCATCTTAGAAAAGATATATTTACGGAATATAAGATAGGCCTTCTCCACGGAAAGATGAAGTCTGATGAAAAAGAGGCTGTTATGAAGGCATTTAAGGCAAGGGAGATGGATATCCTTGTTTCAACCACTGTAATAGAGGTAGGTATAGATGTGTCTAATGCAACATGTATGGTGGTGGAACATGCAGAGCGCTTCGGCCTTTCCCAGCTTCATCAGTTGAGGGGCCGTGTGGGAAGGGGAGAACATGATTCATACTGCATACTTCTTGCCGGTAAAATTGGCTCAGTGGATACATACAAAAGGCTTAAAGTAATGGAAGAGACAAACGATGGTTTCAAGATAGCAGAGGAGGACTTGAAGATTAGAGGCCCCGGAGATTTTCTCGGCACGCGACAGTCAGGTCTGCCTGATTTCAGGGTTGCCAACCTTTTGACTGATGCCTCTCTGCTTCAGAAGGCAAGGGATGAGGCGTTTAATCTGATAAAAACCGACCCTGAGTTTGAACAGGAAGGGCATAGGGTGTTAAAGGAGATAATCAATGCCAGATGGAAGGGAAGGATGGAACTGGCACAGGTTGGTTAA
- a CDS encoding DUF5615 family PIN-like protein, whose product MNLLADESIDKQIVDALREKGYIVGYVAEMAPGISDDVVLELANSEGALLLTADKDFGELVFRLRRLSSGVVLVRLAGLSPIRKAQIVVPLIIKHFSELMESFSVITPMGIRIRHQKIE is encoded by the coding sequence GTGAACTTACTTGCAGATGAAAGCATCGACAAGCAAATTGTTGATGCGCTTCGTGAGAAAGGATATATCGTTGGTTATGTAGCTGAAATGGCCCCTGGAATTTCCGATGATGTTGTGCTTGAACTTGCAAACAGTGAAGGAGCTCTTTTATTAACAGCAGATAAAGACTTCGGTGAATTGGTATTTCGTCTTCGTCGTCTTTCTTCCGGAGTTGTGCTGGTCAGATTGGCTGGTTTATCCCCAATTAGGAAGGCTCAAATTGTTGTTCCCTTAATCATAAAACACTTCAGTGAGTTGATGGAGTCCTTTTCAGTCATTACCCCTATGGGTATTCGTATTCGGCATCAAAAAATTGAATGA
- a CDS encoding DUF433 domain-containing protein: MVRNLIVSDPAVMMGKPVVAGTRITVELILEKLAAGETVEDILEAHTRLTHEGVQAALAFAAEVLKGDVVYPVAGAAA, from the coding sequence ATGGTGAGGAATTTAATTGTATCAGATCCGGCTGTGATGATGGGGAAACCTGTTGTAGCCGGAACAAGAATAACTGTTGAACTTATTTTAGAAAAACTGGCTGCTGGCGAAACAGTGGAAGATATTCTTGAAGCTCATACAAGGTTGACTCATGAAGGTGTTCAGGCTGCGCTTGCTTTTGCTGCCGAGGTCTTAAAAGGGGATGTTGTTTATCCGGTTGCCGGGGCGGCGGCGTGA